The DNA region ctaaaaaaattcttatgttAATCGTGGCGACCTTGTCCGAAAATTTATCACCTTCGTGGTGCAAAAGCCAGACTGGAAACAGCCGTTCCTCCATAATTGTgcacatatatatatagtcgTGCGTGTGCGAGGACCAATTCAGTCGTTCGTCAAAATTTGCCGAAAATGAAACTGTCCACCCTGTTGGTACTCGCCTGTGCGGTGATCGCGGCCAGCGCGGCCACCTACCACGTCTATCCGGAGGAGGAAGCCGTGCACGTCAGGACGAAACGTTCGCCGATCCTGGGCAAGGCTCTGTTGGGAGCCGGTATCCTGGGTGCCGGAGCTTTGGGCGCCGGAGCCATCGGCGCCGGTGTATTGGGAGCCGGTGTTTTGGGTGCCGGAGTTTTGGGTGCCGGTATCGCTAAGGGTGCCGTTATTGGAGGAATCGCCGGACGTGCCATTGGGTATGTAAattgtcatatattttatttttcttttcgtaTTCTATGTTGCACAAAGGAACATTAAGAAATGATTGGTGTTTCTTAAGGAGGAGACTATAAatccatttaataattaacaaatattgataaaataaactggTGGTATAATCacggatatttataaaaatttattcatatgttaggaagaaatattaaaattaatgtaaattaggCAGTTTTATGaatctataataattatataactgTGAAGTGTAAAGAAGTGTCCTATagatatttaaacttaatataatatataataataataaataattttatgaaatataaagaaCAAACAGTAATTAttgtagttaaataaataatttaatacaataatgatCATTATACCTacacaaatatcaaaaacaaggtgtcagataatttaaaaatatatattaaaattactataaattatgcaatttattgataatttatagaaaataaatgtcctacagatatttaaacttaatataatatataataattatataattatatgaaatataaagaagAACAAACAGTAATTattgtagtaaaataaataaattagtataaattagtataataatgataggtataaaaaacatatagaaAAGTaaggataaaatataaatattaaaaaaagagttTAAGATTtatgaatcaataaattattttctattttaatataaaattactagaaaaatattatgttgattatttggttttaattaataaaatagttatcacaatatttacagaagttttttttacattaaaaagtaacaattttgacaTCAATTTAGTAATTTGTATAAAGGTATCAgacaatgtaaaaatatgtattaaaattattgtaaattaagcagttcattgataatttataggaaaaaaatgtcctatagaaatttaaacttataataattatatagtcatatgaaatataaagagGAACAAACGatattattgttgtaaaataaataaattattacaataatgatCATTATACCCACACAGGTATAAAAACATGTAGAAAAGTaaggataaaatataaatattaaaacaaatatttaagcaAGAGTTTAACTTTTAGGaatcaatcatttttttatttaaaaaaaaaattattaattattaaattaaataataaaacagttatCACACTATTTATTGaagtttttttacattaaaaagtaacaatttaGGCATcgttttagtaattttcaCAAAAGTCtcagacaatttaaaaatatatattaaaattattataaattaggcaacttattgataatttataggAAATAAATGTCCtgatatttaaactaataataattatataattatatgaaatataaaaaagaacaaataataattattgtagtaaaataaataaattaatatattaatgttcaTTATATCTACATAGGTATAAAAAACTTACAGAAaagtaaagataaaatttaaatattaaaacaaatattaaaaaaggagTTTAACTTTTaggaatcaataaattattctttactgaaatataaaattagtaaaaaaaattttatgatgattatttcattttaattaataaaacagttgaagttttttatattaaaaagtaacaatttggcatcaatttagtaattatcaCAAAAGTCTCAgacaatgtaaaaatatatattaaaattagtgtaAATTAGGCAGTTGATTGATAATTATAGGAAATAAATGTCCTATAGATatttaaactgttattttatttttattttttaataaaaattagttgaaaaaataatatgatgattattaattattattttagttaataataaagtttttaaactatttactggagttttttcattaaaaagtaacacaaataatatttatttatataaatataaagatgagtaaataataataataaaaaatattataaaataaataaattgttctaataataataattatatctatgagtataaaaatatatattgaaaattatataaaaaaaattataaaaaaatgatatgtaagaataaaatataacaattaatgcaaatattaaaaaggataatttaatatagtattaatggaaacaatataataatgacaCTAAATAggtgttattaatttagttttttcttattttaatatacttctattgttaattataaaagtaaagaaattttacttacaaaaatagaaaatatgtgcaaaaaagattaaatttcttattttttaatgtgatataataaattatggtgaacttaaaatataatttgtaattccaaaaaattatataatatttaaggaattttaagttattttaattaattaatggaatatataataaatacaagacacaataaaaaattggcaatctaataaattataatattcataatttattcaataataataacaaaaaatatacaatagaaaattttaatttatcttggCTTACAACGAAAAGATGAATCTGTGAAATAAAGGCATTGTTAAGGAAGGCctacattttaatatgaatatgttTAGTATATccgaaaatagaaaattgaattttccatTTCCTTAATgcgataaaaatgataaaagtaagatacaataaaaaaatttaataccctTTCCGTAATTTTCCAAGGAGCTTAGCTTTAAATACATGGAGGTGCAAACGCTCGTACAAAggaaaaatctttaataacttttccttttaaacaaagtttaaactttaaatttcttcataattcgattctaaaattaaaacaatccaTGCTGTTGCGTTGCCTCTAGTAAGGTTTTTGACCTACGCCGTCTGATCTAAATCATTGAGGAATTGTTCGCAGCTGGTTAATTAATACTGCAAATACGCTAATCATCTTACTATTTTCCGCAGCAAATAGACAAGAGGtagtaattaaattccttTGTTTATTGATTGCAAGAGCATATCAcctttaaataaacaagtattatgttgtattgtatttatcGAACAAAGCGATACCTGgaagttttcattttaaaggCTTGAAAGTAACAAGCTCGAACAAACAGGTGCTGAAGTTAAATTATTCTGTTCATAACAGACTGAAATATTTCTAAGGGAATTCGCTTAAGTTCCGTATAGAATATGCAAGTTTGTCTTGATACGGTCTACATTTCCGtgttttttattgaacaaCCAGTTAttcttatcttatttacattcaatattcttattttttaacttcttgATACgtttaataagataattaattttgttcccATAAATTCCTTCACTAATTTAATGTGAGAATATAACTAATGATGGGAAGACGACATTTTCGCAAATCCAAAGATAAATTACCATATTTATAACACATAATAATGttgaataaatgtttgatAGTTCAAGGCTTAAAAGTCGATGTTCCTGTTTTTGcactaaaaaaaactaaaactctTGGAGGTACCAAAGCTTCAACAAATGTTGAAGCCAAATTGTTAAGATAACAGATAACAGATCACATATTTCTATGAAAAGTCATTCGAGTTATGTAAGTTTGTCTTGAAGAAGTTCTTTTGACAACCAGTTTTTcgaaataatattcttataattaattagtgaatTTCAGTATCAGTTCTTTAAAATGTACACcacataattaattcttattattttttaactttataatgtatttaataaaataattgattttattaccaTCAAttctttcattaattaaatgtgagGAGGTAACAAATGTTGGAAACACAATTTCAGGAACCCAAATATTGAacagtttttgtttaaaatattcttataattgGTTACTGAATTTAAGtatcagtattttaaaatttacattacctaattaatattcatcttattaattaattttatgaccaTCAAttctttcattaattaaatgtgatgAGATGACTGTTAAATTCATAACAGAATCATACATTTCTTTAAAAAGGCACTTAAGTTTCTTTTGAGAAccagtttttgtttaaaatattcttataattgtTTACAGGATTTCAGTATCAGTTCAAACAAACGATGGAAAGACATTTTCATGAATCCaaatactgaatatttttgataatttaagcCTCAAACGTTGATGTCCCTGTTTTTGCACTAAAGAACTGAAACTCTTGAAAGTAACAAGCTTCAAAAACTAGACGTTGAagtcaaattgttaatttcataACAGAATCATACATTTCCTTAAAAAGTCACTTGAGTTTCTTTTGAGAAccagtttttgtttaaactattCTTATAATTGGTTACTGAATTTCAGTATcagttctttaaaatttacatcacctaattaatattcttcttatttttttaactttatagtacatttaataatttaattaattttattactatcaattctttcattaattaaatgtgaagAGATGACAAACGATGGAAAGACATTTTCATGAAtccaaatattgaatatttttgataattttagccTCAAACATTGATGTCCCTGTTTTTGCACTAAATAACTGAAACTCTTGGTTACTGAATTTCAGTATCAgttctttaaaattacattacctaattaatattcattttattttttaactttatagtacatttaataagttaattaattttattaccatcaattttttcattaattaaatatgaggAGATGACAAACGATGGAAAGACATTTACACGAACCACCCAATACTGAATAAATCTTTGATAGTTTAAGCCTCAAAAGTCGATGTTCTCCTTCCTACAGTAAAACTCTTGAAACTAAGAAGCTTCAATAATTAGGCGTTGATGTCAAATTGTTAAGTTTATGACAGAAtcacatatttacataaaaagtcACTTAAGTTACTCTCAGATTATGCAAGTTTGTTAGGAAGTTTGTTCTGTCTTTTGACAACTAGttcttgttaaaaatattcccaTAAATTGCTTAGTGAACTTCATGAACATTATAAGTTATCTAATTAATATCCTTCTTATTTCTAgagc from Aethina tumida isolate Nest 87 chromosome 1, icAetTumi1.1, whole genome shotgun sequence includes:
- the LOC109594898 gene encoding acanthoscurrin-1, which codes for MKLSTLLVLACAVIAASAATYHVYPEEEAVHVRTKRSPILGKALLGAGILGAGALGAGAIGAGVLGAGVLGAGVLGAGIAKGAVIGGIAGRAIGGYGGGYGGGYGYGGGYGYGYPHHHYHVYHYDDYY